A window of the Lolium perenne isolate Kyuss_39 chromosome 7, Kyuss_2.0, whole genome shotgun sequence genome harbors these coding sequences:
- the LOC139833528 gene encoding uncharacterized protein: MGPGGYRFWQPKWEKMENELRARGIRPGTEGWDPRAKSWWYGHGGSLNPETGECVYQGKIITPTQKLIEAMREAQEGRIRFNRENDALTKALGNPEHGGRIRGMGPIPWKIGFPRNDDPYGYRSRKRKMDRDADVVAKLVTEMDVMKKTVSVLVAERDAARAQHAEDHPMDLGSQQRRSSVASTEASPAGAPTIEITAPEPLVVEITAPEPPRYPVDDIKEMKACHLYYPIGNMSMKVAIGSALPPGALHHNNPIQDGYARVTVEEIVQGFENLDIDIATPEGVKRLGDVKRQFILWQKKFIKFPGEAPTSPPPYGGGGGGGGAAYTDVTVGTDRIEQSIFQLEH, encoded by the exons atggggccaggagggtatcgcttttggcagcctaagtgggagaagatggagaacgagctgagggcgcgaggaatccgtccaggtacggagggatgggacccaagggccaaaagctggtggtacgggcatgggggatcgctgaacccggagacaggggagtgtgtttatcagggcaaaataattacacccacccaaaagcttattgaggcaatgagggaggctcaagaggggaggatcaggttcaacagagagaacgacgccctgacaaaagccctcgggaatcctgaacacggaggacgtatacgaggcatggggcccattccgtggaaaatagggttcccccggaacgatgacccgtacggttacagaagccgtaagagaaagatggatcgggatgcagatgttgtggcgaagttggtaacggaaatggatgtgatgaagaaaaccgtgagtgtactagtcgccgaaagagatgcagctcgggcgcagcatgctgaagatcatccaatggatctcggaagccagcagagaagaagcagcgtggcttccacggaggcctcaccggctggtgcaccgacgatagaaattactgcaccggagcctctggtggtcgaaattactgcaccggagcctcctcgctaccccgtggacgatataaaggagatgaaagcatgtcatctgtattatcctatcgggaacatgtccatgaaggtagccatcggcagtgctttaccacctggagcactccaccacaacaaccccattcaagatggctatgctcgtgtgacggtggaggagatagtccaagggtttgagaacctggacattgacattgctacacctgaaggggtgaaaagacttggagatgtcaagcgccagttcattctatggcagaagaaatttatcaagtttccaggcgaggcgccaacaagtccacccccgtacggtggtggtggtggcggtggcg GTGCAGCTTATACTGATGTTACAGTCGGCACGGACAGGATTGAACAATCTATTTTCCAGCTCGAGCATTAA
- the LOC127313630 gene encoding protein VERNALIZATION 3 produces MAGRDRDPLVVGRVVGDVLDPFIRTTNLRVTFGNRAVSNGCELKPSMVTHQPRVEVGGNEMRTFYTLVMVDPDAPSPSDPNLREYLHWLVTDIPGTTGASFGQEVMCYESPRPNMGIHRFVLVLFQQLGRQTVYAPGWRQNFNTRDFAELYNLGPPVAAVYFNCQREAGSGGRRMYN; encoded by the exons ATGGCCGGGAGGGATAGGGACCCGTTGGTGGTTGGTAGGGTTGTGGGGGATGTGCTGGACCCCTTCATCCGCACCACTAACCTCAGGGTGACATTCGGGAACCGGGCTGTGTCCAACGGCTGCGAGCTCAAGCCCTCCATGGTCACCCACCAGCCCAGGGTCGAGGTCGGCGGCAATGAGATGAGGACCTTCTACACACTC GTGATGGTAGACCCCGACGCGCCAAGTCCAAGCGATCCCAACCTCAGAGAATACCTCCATTG GTTGGTGACAGATATTCCTGGGACAACTGGTGCTTCCTTCGGGCAGGAGGTGATGTGCTACGAGAGCCCTCGCCCCAACATGGGGATCCACCGCTTCGTGCTCGTGCTCTTCCAGCAGCTGGGCCGGCAGACGGTGTACGCGCCCGGGTGGCGCCAGAACTTCAATACCAGGGACTTCGCCGAGCTCTACAACCTCGGCCCGCCCGTCGCCGCCGTCTACTTCAACTGTCAGCGCGAGGCCGGCTCCGGCGGCAGGAGGATGTATAATTGA